The genomic interval GACGTGATGAACTGATAGAACTCCCGATCAGCCTGCGTATGTTGGATCTTTGTCAAGAAGAAAGGGATAGGGTTTGCTGAAGCATCGTCCGTGATACGCTCGAGCGAAACTACCTTCTTACAGTCCTCAGGAAGGTTGTAGACAGTCTGATCATCCGTCTCCTGAATGGTCTTCCACCCAAAGAAGTAGTACTCGTAGACCCCGTCTATGATCCTTTCAGCATCACCTTGGGCTGAGTTGATTGCATTCTTGATCTCGTCATCTTCCCAGGAACCTTTCACCGTGGAGGAACGCCCAAGATAGCTGTTCACCTCGGTGACGATCTCAGAGAACTTCATGACGGCATCCCCGGATGAGTGACCACAGTCTTCTCCATGGAGGGATAGTGGTGTTTTGCCATCTCCTCGATAGTCTGACCACGTTTCTCGTCCTTCTTGGCCTTGGCTTCCTTCTCACGCTTCCTGCGAGCTTGAACCCACTTGGCAGCCTCCTCGGGAGTCTTCACCTTGATACGCCCATCGAAGAGCGAGTGAAGGAGCCACTGTCCTGGAGGGCGGTAGGTGGAGTCTCGGTCTTCCCACTGACAGACCCTGACGGGAAACCAAAGGTTGTTGCCAGCGTGACGGACAACCTTCCAGCGCTCATCAGGTTGATCAAAGACCAGACGTAGTTCCTCGTCGTAGCGTTGCATCTCATCCTGAACCCACTGGAAAGGATGATTACTCTCATAGAACAGAAGAGTTTGGACACTGAGCATTGTTGTAAAAATCCTCCCCCGCCCCCGAAGGGGCGGGAGAAGATCTCCTAGCTAACCAGTTGCAGGGTTACCGAAAACCAGCACCTTCACGTTGTCAAGCATTGACTGCGAGGTTGGCAGGCCAGCAGCAGCGCCACCATCCCAGATCGTCAGGTACGCATCAGCAACCTTGGTTGTGCCACTGTATATCTCTTCGTACGTAGCCATGAAGCACATATCATGGCTCTCCTGATAAGCTGCTTTGCTGACAAAGAGCCCACCAGACACTACCAACTGGATATCGTTAAGGCCAAAGGAAGTTGCCAAGAGCCTAACGTGGTCCCCCCCACTAGCGAGAACCCCTCCAGATGAAGCGCAGCTCATAACAACTTCAACGAATCGAAGATTCACGAAGTTGCCAGAACCAGTGATCTTGATCGCAAAGGGAGTATTATCAGCCATGGGTCACCTCCTTAGACCACGTCCGTGCCTTCAACGTCATCGATCTTCGAACAGCCACCTGGCTTTGTAGTCACCAGCTCACCGAAGAAGAAGATGATCGCGATATAGGCGGGTTCACCTGTAGGAGCCAGGTGGAGGATGGAGCCATCTTCGTCCATCCAGTCAAAGTCAGCCAAGCGCGCGATATAAACGAGACGCTTGTCCAAGGCAAGAATGGAGTTCTGAGGCGCGAACTTATCTGGAACAATCGGGATGCCGTTGTACTCGATGAAGTCCATGGCATCATCGTTCTCAGCGTAGCCCGCAGGAAGCCTCATCGTGTTGGGATAGCGCTTCTGAAGTAGCTGCTGTTGCTCGAAGGCATCCCTAACACCGAAGGTCGTCACGAAACAATTGATCTTCCCACCGGCCTTGATGTTCGCAGCATCAATGGACTGCTGAAGCAAGGTAGTAGAGACAGTACGGTTGGTCCCACCGTTCCCCAGAATCGTGGAGTTGAACCAAGCATTCGCGGTTCTATCGATGTTCTGGAGATTCGTGACACCAGCAGTCGTGTAGAGATACGGGTTCGTTTCCGCGATAACACCATCGAGACCCATCATCTCGTGACGTTGATCTCGGGTTCTCGCACCCGCACGACCGACCATGTACTGAGTAGCAGTACCAACAGTCACGTCTTGGTTAAACGTGATGATCCCAGTGTTCGTTGCCACATTTGTAACTCTTATCCCTTGATAGAGAATCGAGTCATCCGTAGACACGCCAGTAGGATCTGTGTGTGAAGTCGTTGCGTTGTCATCCCAGACGTCACATAACATCTGCTCACCAAACCGGCGGGCTTCTGCTGCAACACTGAGAGTCATCGTTGTAGTAGAATGTGATGCGATACCGCTGGGGGCCAAGTCACAGTCACCATTGCCAAGGATAACCCTGTTCAGGTCATCCTTCATGTCAATCGGAAGTCCCTCCACCTCTGTGCGAATCGCCCGAGCAAACGCACCAGCGGATGAACGAGACTGACTGATGACTTCTTGTCTGACCTTCAGTTGCCCGTAGTAGTACTTCGGGGGAATCTTCAGGTCCTCGTATCCTTGAGCCCCGGCAACAGGTACGTTCGCTGTGCTTCCAATGAAGCCAAACCCTTGGTTTCGCGTCTTGCGTACCGGAATGACCATCTCACGACCGCCCTCATCATCCTTCTTATCAAGGATTCCGTAGACGGTGTCTTTGGAGTTCAGCTCATCCCGGATCGGACCAAGGTAGACTTCCTTCAGCACAGCATCGAACGTGCTGAGGGTAGTTGCCAATCTTTTGCTCCTGAATGGCCATGGACATCAGCCTTCTCTCCTGTTTCTTTCTTCCAGGAAAGCTACAGCTTTCTCGTCCACGGCGTCCCAGTCTACTGAACCATCCCGTCTCGGGGAGATGCGCTCCGCAGCCTTAGCCTTGGGGGTAGGACTGCGTGCATCAGCCGTCTTCGGGACCGTCATGCGCTTACCTTTCTCCTTGGATTCAGCGTACTTCGCGAGAATACGAGCCTCTCGCTTCTTCTGCTTCTCGTTCAGAGATTCAATAAGCTCATCAGCCTTCCGGGTATAGTTATCCAGGCTCACAGACCGATCAGT from bacterium carries:
- a CDS encoding phage major capsid protein; translation: MATTLSTFDAVLKEVYLGPIRDELNSKDTVYGILDKKDDEGGREMVIPVRKTRNQGFGFIGSTANVPVAGAQGYEDLKIPPKYYYGQLKVRQEVISQSRSSAGAFARAIRTEVEGLPIDMKDDLNRVILGNGDCDLAPSGIASHSTTTMTLSVAAEARRFGEQMLCDVWDDNATTSHTDPTGVSTDDSILYQGIRVTNVATNTGIITFNQDVTVGTATQYMVGRAGARTRDQRHEMMGLDGVIAETNPYLYTTAGVTNLQNIDRTANAWFNSTILGNGGTNRTVSTTLLQQSIDAANIKAGGKINCFVTTFGVRDAFEQQQLLQKRYPNTMRLPAGYAENDDAMDFIEYNGIPIVPDKFAPQNSILALDKRLVYIARLADFDWMDEDGSILHLAPTGEPAYIAIIFFFGELVTTKPGGCSKIDDVEGTDVV